Proteins encoded by one window of Salvia hispanica cultivar TCC Black 2014 unplaced genomic scaffold, UniMelb_Shisp_WGS_1.0 HiC_scaffold_1259, whole genome shotgun sequence:
- the LOC125198172 gene encoding putative F-box protein At3g21120 codes for MDSNFPNHDVVTEILLHCPFTSLLRFRSVCKSWRDHIDSEPFRKSHIHHHANDDRDDETLLVQFSFRKHGVPELSVFNGKLHNNSLPATQEILDYHLKHGLDTREVDVRCALISGPSSNGLICAYYRATDAPIAVCNPSLGLTAILPLPPKPSSNHLHTLCREVAIWFDEVAQDYAVVQLLSCYGVSFHLHASVYSKATNSWKELSVGGSDVIARGLCVVFPISSRCKDGSFSHWLAFDEEGNEVIVSFDFRNEGFRVLKITGFEILLRRGYKRIFAEGDDSFLVFNSGDQEEAKWLNMSWFRVEENRLQLDRMKRVGTFNGLVITKALALCERGCVVLEAENGCLVLYDYCNEKFLKCFEMESNVSMIFEYRGSFVLP; via the coding sequence ATGGATTCCAATTTCCCTAACCACGACGTTGTAACAGAAATCCTCTTGCATTGTCCATTCACATCCCTCTTGAGATTCCGAAGCGTCTGCAAATCATGGCGCGATCACATCGATTCTGAACCTTTCAGAAAATCGCACATTCACCACCATGCCAACGACGACAGAGACGACGAGACGCTACTCGTGCAGTTCAGTTTCCGAAAACACGGAGTTCCGGAGCTGTCAGTGTTTAACGGCAAGCTGCACAACAACTCCCTGCCAGCTACCCAGGAAATCCTGGACTACCACCTGAAGCATGGCCTCGACACGAGGGAAGTCGACGTCCGTTGTGCTCTGATCTCCGGGCCTTCGTCTAACGGCCTGATCTGCGCCTACTACAGGGCCACCGACGCACCCATTGCAGTATGCAACCCTAGTTTAGGCCTCACCGCTATCTTGCCATTGCCACCAAAGCCTAGCTCAAATCATCTTCACACATTGTGTCGCGAAGTCGCGATTTGGTTCGACGAGGTCGCACAAGATTACGCGGTGGTGCAGCTCTTGTCTTGCTACGGAGTCAGTTTCCACTTGCACGCGTCGGTGTACTCGAAAGCGACGAATTCTTGGAAGGAGCTGAGCGTCGGGGGCAGCGATGTGATTGCTCGTGGTTTGTGCGTTGTCTTCCCTATAAGTTCGCGGTGCAAGGACGGCTCGTTCTCGCACTGGCTGGCGTTTGACGAGGAGGGGAACGAGGTGATCGTGTCGTTCGACTTCAGGAACGAGGGTTTCCGTGTCTTGAAGATAACGGGCTTTGAGATTTTGTTGAGGCGGGGGTATAAGAGGATTTTTGCAGAGGGCGATGACTCTTTTCTCGTGTTCAATTCCGGTGATCAGGAAGAGGCTAAGTGGTTGAACATGTCTTGGTTTAGAGTGGAAGAGAATAGGCTGCAATTGGATCGCATGAAGAGAGTTGGAACATTTAATGGCCTAGTCATAACCAAGGCTTTGGCTTTGTGTGAGAGGGGTTGTGTTGTTTTGGAGGCTGAGAATGGGTGTTTAGTACTTTATGAttattgtaatgaaaaatttcttaaatgtTTCGAGATGGAGAGTAATGTGTCCATGATTTTTGAGTATAGAGGAAGCTTTGTTTTGCCTTAG
- the LOC125198169 gene encoding UDP-glucosyltransferase 29-like, which translates to MEREKQESFKVLMFPWLGHGHIFTYLELAKRLSKTHHFTMHLCSTAVNLDSIKSSISPEDAAAASVELVELHMPSLPHLPPHLHSPRNLPSHLIPTLMKTFQESSSSFSDIMDSLKPDLVLFDVYQPWAPKIASSKGVPCVHFSTPGATVLSYLHHLYTVGSSASFPFPAISQPDEYVLRQVALVAENLKDADDDFLFGNLTRSTDIVLSRSSRHVEKKYADYLSALSKKEIVCTGPLIVADPNRHEDIEIMKWLNGKNLDSTIYISFGSECFLSKKQIAEIAKGLQLCDVNFLWVIRYPAEEAGTGIRLIEEELPAGFLETMKDRGLVVTGWAPQKKILGHPSIGGFVSHCGRSSMTESMYFGVPVIATPMKVDQPFNAQLMAELGVGLVVEKDHENGVYAGEEVANAINKVMVEKNALYEGLRSRARRLSETLREKEEEELNEVAEQLLKICVKNKK; encoded by the coding sequence atggagagagagaaacaagaaAGCTTCAAAGTCCTCATGTTCCCATGGTTAGGTCATGGACACATATTCACATACCTCGAACTCGCCAAACGCCTCTCAAAAACACACCACTTCACCATGCACCTATGCTCGACCGCTGTCAACCTTGATTCAATCAAATCCAGCATCTCGCCCGAAGATGCTGCTGCTGCATCAGTTGAACTAGTAGAGCTGCACATGCCATCTCTTCCTCATCTCCCTCCCCACCTCCACTCCCCCAGGAATCTCCCCTCCCATCTTATCCCAACCCTTATGAAAACCTTTCAAGAATCAAGCTCTAGCTTCTCAGATATCATGGATTCTCTAAAGCCGGATCTTGTCTTATTCGACGTATACCAACCATGGGCGCCCAAGATCGCGTCATCCAAAGGTGTACCCTGTGTACACTTCTCGACCCCTGGAGCAACGGTGTTGTCTTACCTCCACCATTTATATACAGTAGGTAGTAGCGCCTCCTTCCCATTTCCAGCTATAAGTCAGCCGGATGAATATGTGCTCAGGCAGGTAGCTCTTGTCGCAGAAAATTTGAAGGACGCAgatgatgattttttattcGGAAATTTGACAAGATCAACAGACATAGTCTTGTCAAGGAGCTCAAGGCATGTTGAAAAGAAGTATGCAGACTATCTCTCTGCTTTGAGCAAAAAGGAGATAGTATGCACTGGCCCCTTAATCGTTGCTGATCCTAACAGGCACGAGGATATCGAGATCATGAAATGGCTAAATGGGAAGAATCTTGATTCTACCATATACATCTCCTTTGGCAGTGAATGCTTTTTATCCAAGAAGCAGATTGCAGAAATAGCAAAAGGGCTGCAGCTTTGTGATGTTAACTTTCTGTGGGTGATCAGATATCCTGCTGAGGAGGCGGGCACGGGCATCAGATTGATTGAAGAAGAACTGCCTGCAGGGTTTCTCGAAACAATGAAGGACAGAGGGTTGGTTGTGACTGGCTGGGCGCCACAGAAGAAGATTTTAGGCCATCCGAGTATAGGTGGTTTTGTGAGTCATTGTGGAAGGAGTTCAATGACAGAGAGCATGTATTTTGGGGTCCCGGTTATAGCCACGCCCATGAAAGTTGACCAGCCTTTCAATGCTCAATTAATGGCGGAGCTCGGTGTTGGTTTGGTTGTCGAAAAGGATCATGAAAATGGAGTGTATGCGGGAGAGGAGGTCGCCAATGCAATCAATAAGGTGATGGTGGAGAAGAATGCGCTGTATGAAGGTCTGAGGAGCAGAGCTCGGAGATTGAGTGAGACgttgagagagaaggaagaagaagagttgAATGAAGTAGCTGAGCAGCTATTGAAGATTTGTGTCAAGAACAAGAAATAA